A genomic region of Gemmatimonadota bacterium contains the following coding sequences:
- the accB gene encoding acetyl-CoA carboxylase biotin carboxyl carrier protein gives MIDLDFLERLVRLIEESTLDSLEIERSGTRIRLAKSPEYVGGAAPAPMLLSAPAAPAPASAPAPGQPADGGAATPPADSGLVDVTSPMVGTFYRAPAPDAPPYVEPGRTVGKGDTLCIIEAMKLMNELECEVAGTIVEVCVENAQPVEYGQLLFRVRPA, from the coding sequence ATGATCGATCTGGATTTCCTGGAACGCCTGGTCCGCCTGATCGAGGAGAGCACGCTCGACTCGCTCGAGATCGAGCGGTCGGGCACCCGTATCCGGCTGGCCAAGTCCCCCGAATACGTGGGCGGCGCCGCGCCCGCGCCGATGCTGCTGTCCGCACCCGCGGCTCCCGCACCCGCGTCGGCGCCCGCACCCGGCCAGCCCGCCGACGGCGGGGCGGCCACACCGCCCGCCGACAGCGGCCTCGTGGACGTGACGTCCCCCATGGTGGGCACCTTCTATCGCGCACCGGCGCCCGACGCTCCACCCTACGTGGAGCCGGGCCGCACCGTGGGGAAGGGCGACACCCTCTGCATCATCGAGGCGATGAAGCTCATGAACGAGCTCGAATGCGAGGTGGCCGGCACCATCGTGGAGGTGTGCGTCGAGAACGCGCAGCCGGTCGAGTACGGTCAGCTCCTGTTCCGCGTCCGGCCCGCCTGA
- the efp gene encoding elongation factor P yields the protein MASTADFRNGMVLDIDGTLWTIVYFQHVKPGKGGAFVRTKLKNVLTGQVVDRTYRAGEKVVDVRLERRPVSYSYSDGDLYYFMDQNTFELIPLAADVIGDDQLKYLKENMECEGLVHDSKVLSVELPAFVELSVSETDPGVRGDTAQGGTKPATLETGAVVQVPLFIEIGDRVRVDRREDKYLTRV from the coding sequence ATGGCCTCGACTGCGGATTTCAGGAACGGAATGGTGCTGGATATCGATGGGACGTTGTGGACCATCGTGTACTTCCAGCACGTGAAGCCGGGCAAGGGCGGTGCGTTCGTGCGCACCAAGCTCAAGAACGTCCTCACCGGGCAGGTCGTGGACCGCACCTACCGCGCGGGCGAGAAGGTCGTGGACGTGCGGCTGGAGCGCCGGCCCGTCAGCTATTCGTATTCCGACGGCGATCTCTACTACTTCATGGATCAGAACACCTTCGAGCTGATCCCCCTCGCGGCCGACGTGATCGGCGACGACCAGCTGAAGTACCTGAAGGAGAACATGGAGTGCGAGGGCCTGGTCCACGACAGCAAGGTGTTGAGCGTGGAGCTGCCCGCCTTCGTCGAGCTGTCGGTGAGCGAGACCGACCCCGGCGTGCGCGGCGACACGGCCCAGGGCGGGACCAAGCCCGCCACGCTCGAGACCGGCGCCGTCGTCCAGGTGCCGCTCTTCATCGAGATCGGAGACAGGGTCCGCGTGGATCGCCGCGAGGACAAATACCTCACCCGCGTGTGA
- the aroQ gene encoding type II 3-dehydroquinate dehydratase, which translates to MRIEVVHGPNLRLLGVREPEVYGTVTLAEIDERLAAVAQSLGVEVASFQSNHEGEILDHLEATAPITDGYLINPGGLTHTSVVLRDALAGVGRPFVEVHLSNVHAREEFRRHSHLAPIAVGTVAGFGANSYLLGLRGLVGHLSASR; encoded by the coding sequence ATGAGGATCGAGGTCGTACACGGGCCCAACCTGCGCCTCCTCGGTGTGCGCGAGCCCGAGGTCTACGGGACCGTCACGCTGGCCGAGATCGACGAGCGGCTCGCCGCGGTGGCGCAGAGCCTCGGGGTCGAGGTGGCCAGCTTCCAGAGCAATCACGAGGGGGAGATCCTCGACCATCTGGAGGCCACGGCGCCCATCACCGACGGCTACCTGATCAACCCGGGTGGGCTCACGCACACCAGCGTGGTGCTCCGGGATGCGTTGGCCGGCGTGGGTCGTCCGTTCGTGGAGGTGCACCTCTCGAACGTGCACGCGCGCGAGGAATTCCGCCGCCACTCGCACCTCGCTCCGATCGCGGTCGGGACCGTCGCCGGATTCGGGGCAAACAGCTACCTTCTCGGGCTCAGGGGCCTCGTCGGCCACCTGTCGGCCTCACGCTGA
- a CDS encoding peptidylprolyl isomerase yields the protein MMRQLRQSTKWIMLATALAFGALMVFEWGMDATGRGGGGVGSIGRVNGVSVSFEMYENTRRNLYDQVSASQEEPITSQQSREIEDQAWDEVVNQILINQELERRGITVTDDEIRQAAQFSPPPALQNDPAFQTDGAFDLQKYQTWMAGLPPEILLELEAYYRSVIPRGKLLRQVSAGVYPSDGELWQAYQDRNATATIRFVALDAVNAVADAEAPVSDAEIRRYYDENEEEFEVPARARLAVVVLPKTPSASDSAAARARADSLRTAILEGADFAELASTESTDESTAPLGGSLGTFPRGRMVATFDSAVWAARVGTVTEPVQTQFGWHLIEVEERWADSARARHILLPVGRTDASEIRLLTEADSLEALAEDRDLAEAARMLGLATDTVDLSADFPFASGAGRIGEGMDWAQEEAELGDASPVFETSQAFYALQLIDRTPAGVLPLDQARSVIEQRLRMEKKLDLAESRAQEAMSGANGSLDQVAQRLGTEVRAPAPFTRTDFVAGLGRQNPAIGVAFGLQPGTLSGAVRTDTDVVVLEVLEQSPADSAAFVEQKEGQRLTLQQIEANTRLQDWLEGLRAQARIVDRRDEVLRPADEQPLPMATGPFGGMR from the coding sequence ATGATGCGTCAGCTGCGTCAGAGCACCAAGTGGATCATGCTGGCCACCGCGCTGGCCTTCGGTGCGCTGATGGTCTTCGAGTGGGGGATGGATGCCACGGGCCGGGGCGGCGGCGGGGTGGGCTCCATCGGTCGCGTGAACGGCGTGTCCGTCTCCTTCGAGATGTACGAGAACACGCGCCGCAACCTCTACGACCAGGTCTCCGCCTCCCAGGAGGAGCCGATCACGAGCCAGCAGAGCCGCGAGATCGAGGACCAGGCCTGGGACGAGGTGGTCAACCAGATCCTGATCAACCAGGAGCTGGAGCGCCGCGGCATCACGGTCACGGACGACGAGATCCGGCAGGCCGCCCAGTTCTCGCCCCCTCCGGCCCTGCAGAACGACCCCGCCTTCCAGACCGACGGCGCGTTCGACCTGCAGAAGTACCAGACGTGGATGGCGGGACTCCCCCCGGAGATCCTGCTGGAGCTGGAGGCCTACTACCGGTCGGTCATCCCGCGCGGAAAGCTCCTGCGTCAGGTGAGCGCGGGCGTCTATCCCAGCGACGGTGAGCTGTGGCAGGCGTACCAGGACCGCAACGCCACCGCCACCATCCGCTTCGTGGCCCTCGACGCCGTCAATGCGGTCGCCGACGCCGAGGCTCCGGTCAGTGACGCCGAGATCCGGCGGTACTACGACGAGAACGAGGAGGAGTTCGAGGTGCCGGCCCGGGCGAGGCTCGCGGTCGTGGTGTTGCCCAAGACGCCCAGCGCCTCCGACTCGGCTGCGGCCCGCGCGCGTGCGGATTCGCTGCGCACGGCCATCCTGGAGGGCGCGGACTTCGCCGAGCTGGCGAGCACCGAGTCCACGGACGAGTCGACGGCCCCGCTCGGCGGCAGCCTGGGCACGTTCCCCCGGGGTCGGATGGTCGCCACCTTCGACTCGGCCGTGTGGGCCGCGCGGGTGGGGACGGTCACCGAACCCGTGCAGACCCAGTTCGGCTGGCACCTGATCGAGGTCGAGGAACGCTGGGCCGACTCGGCCCGCGCCCGCCACATCCTGCTGCCGGTCGGTCGCACCGACGCCTCTGAGATCCGGCTCCTGACGGAGGCGGATTCGCTCGAGGCCCTGGCGGAGGACCGGGATCTGGCCGAGGCGGCCCGGATGCTGGGGCTCGCCACCGATACCGTGGACCTGAGCGCGGACTTCCCGTTCGCCAGCGGCGCCGGGCGCATCGGGGAGGGCATGGACTGGGCGCAGGAGGAGGCCGAGCTCGGCGACGCCAGCCCGGTCTTCGAGACCAGCCAGGCGTTCTATGCCCTGCAGCTCATCGACCGCACCCCGGCCGGCGTGCTGCCGCTCGACCAGGCGCGCAGCGTGATCGAGCAGCGGCTGCGGATGGAGAAGAAGCTGGACCTGGCGGAGTCGCGGGCGCAGGAGGCCATGAGCGGCGCCAACGGGTCCCTGGATCAGGTGGCCCAGCGGCTCGGAACGGAGGTGCGGGCCCCGGCGCCGTTCACCCGCACGGATTTCGTCGCCGGACTCGGTCGGCAGAACCCCGCGATCGGCGTGGCCTTCGGACTGCAGCCCGGCACATTGTCGGGCGCGGTGCGGACGGACACGGACGTGGTCGTGCTGGAGGTGCTCGAGCAGAGCCCGGCGGACAGCGCCGCATTCGTGGAGCAGAAGGAGGGTCAGCGCCTGACGCTGCAGCAGATCGAGGCCAACACCCGCCTGCAGGACTGGCTGGAGGGCCTGCGGGCCCAGGCGCGCATCGTGGACCGTCGGGACGAGGTCCTGCGGCCCGCGGACGAGCAACCGCTCCCCATGGCCACGGGACCGTTCGGCGGGATGCGCTGA
- a CDS encoding twin-arginine translocase TatA/TatE family subunit — protein MGFGGLGMWEVLLILLVALLVFGAKRLPEIGSSLGKGIREFKSSVREIERELKYEDRQLPPQARAPEAKPPATDATTGGEPRKLTTSG, from the coding sequence ATGGGGTTCGGTGGACTCGGGATGTGGGAGGTTCTCCTCATCCTACTGGTCGCGCTGCTGGTGTTCGGCGCCAAGCGCCTGCCGGAGATCGGCTCGTCGCTCGGCAAGGGAATCCGTGAGTTCAAGAGCTCGGTCCGGGAGATCGAGCGCGAGCTCAAGTACGAGGACCGTCAGCTTCCGCCCCAGGCCCGTGCGCCCGAGGCCAAGCCCCCAGCCACCGACGCCACCACGGGCGGGGAGCCCCGCAAGCTGACCACGTCCGGCTGA
- a CDS encoding polyprenyl synthetase family protein: MHDRLGQVLTELRRVVRSDFGDIQGVNDHLLLMRGKLLRPTLLLLSSQVGDQPADDTVTLASVVELVHLATLVHDDAVDHSVLRRGLPTVNALWTHQVAIIMGDFLYSRAITELAALGRLEALRVLAVAANEMSVGEMRQLTSYDALDFSEGDYYALIAAKTASLMRAACEMGALAGVERYREPLARYGQSLGMAFQIADDLLDYTGSERVTGKPTGHDLREHKVTLPLVEAMRHTNEAETREIRDLFDQVDPADDHIERVVEIVERRGGLKYAREKAQAFAADALGALEGLAPGPALDALRDAVGYAVDRSL, encoded by the coding sequence GTGCATGACCGGCTCGGTCAGGTCCTGACCGAGCTGCGCCGCGTCGTGCGCTCCGATTTCGGCGACATCCAAGGGGTCAACGACCACCTGCTGCTGATGCGGGGGAAGTTGCTACGACCCACGCTGCTGCTGCTCAGCAGCCAGGTGGGGGATCAGCCGGCGGACGACACCGTCACCCTGGCGTCGGTGGTCGAGCTCGTGCACCTCGCCACCCTGGTCCACGACGACGCGGTCGACCACTCGGTGCTCCGGCGCGGACTGCCCACCGTCAATGCGCTGTGGACCCACCAGGTCGCCATCATCATGGGCGACTTCCTCTACAGCCGGGCCATCACCGAGCTCGCCGCGCTGGGACGCCTCGAGGCGCTGCGGGTGCTGGCCGTTGCCGCGAACGAGATGAGCGTGGGCGAGATGCGCCAGCTCACCTCGTACGATGCGCTCGACTTCAGCGAGGGCGACTACTACGCCCTGATCGCCGCCAAGACCGCCTCTCTGATGCGGGCCGCGTGCGAGATGGGTGCGCTGGCGGGCGTGGAGCGCTACCGTGAGCCTCTCGCGCGCTACGGACAGAGCCTGGGCATGGCGTTCCAGATCGCCGACGACCTGCTCGACTACACCGGCTCGGAGCGCGTGACGGGCAAGCCCACGGGACACGACCTGCGGGAGCACAAGGTGACGCTGCCGCTCGTCGAGGCGATGCGGCATACGAACGAGGCGGAGACCCGGGAGATCCGGGATCTGTTCGACCAGGTCGATCCGGCGGACGACCATATCGAGAGGGTGGTGGAGATCGTGGAGCGGAGGGGCGGACTGAAGTACGCGCGGGAGAAGGCGCAGGCGTTCGCCGCCGACGCCCTGGGCGCGCTCGAAGGGCTGGCACCGGGACCCGCCCTGGACGCGCTGCGCGACGCGGTGGGGTACGCGGTGGACCGCAGCCTGTGA
- a CDS encoding tetratricopeptide repeat protein, whose amino-acid sequence MSIEALKEQARAHEQNEEWEKALQLYVQAIQRQGSEDQPDLGLYNRAGDLSTRLGNLEGALEYYDQAVKLYLDSELPNNAIAILKKILRNMPYRTDVFLQMGKIRAQQGFLVDARENFLRYAEIMQQEDKLDDARTALVEFAELAPTDLDVQNMVVAQLLAAEQTEAAVDHLGRTYRTLLRRGEDEAAMAVADRLREIAPDSGLPTDDGDYEGFETTSLAGDELAGAAPADMEMETTAHVDVAGHADVDGGAILEIEPTHYGHDELSAMEVEVTPLDLETSSGFRAADVPDDDPWGAAAADLDVGMGSGAPAEAVTEDERAGGPAAAPEPEDGLAIVADGADDALADGADDALADVANDGLTDADGEDLSDFATHDDLDLPTHGWADESAPEEDEVLLSAAWGDEPEEDLAAPVADERAPDEDDAPLSAAWADEPEVPSAAIGPDASAEDAGPGEAIEPTELQWDAAGTDETEDAADPWSSEAGLSGLEVLPAWGADEDEDVEVGGLSDAWEEPESLDAAVEDGLDASSLDEGTPLAAEADEEVSVAGLDEAWIAIDDVEEPEAAAEPAAPVWEARSDDPGEGLDDGAAWLELAARLDEEGEAEEACTALEEAHLAFAGALQFDRALDTVNRLVERDPDTVSHHRHRADYAMRAGDRSRQLAAWLDLAAALERSGDPVEAAASYEKVLELDPANEFAAIQLAAAAQPVAQAAAPEYVDLGAMVIDRVEKTTRWTVEAEEPEREEDFDFREMLNQFKAKVAEHVDVGDVRAHYDLGTAYREMGLVDEAISEFQLALRADGKNLATYEMLGQCFMEKGQPEFAVRSLGRAAQLPHDVEDELLGIYYYLGRAHEELGQRDEAVEFYEKVFALDINFQDVTERLRSLR is encoded by the coding sequence ATGAGCATCGAAGCGCTGAAGGAGCAGGCTCGGGCGCACGAGCAGAACGAGGAGTGGGAGAAGGCACTCCAACTCTACGTCCAGGCCATCCAGCGACAGGGGAGTGAGGACCAGCCCGACCTGGGCCTCTACAATCGCGCCGGCGACCTGAGCACGCGGCTCGGCAATCTCGAGGGTGCGCTCGAGTACTACGACCAGGCCGTCAAGCTGTACCTGGACAGCGAGCTGCCGAACAACGCGATCGCCATCCTCAAGAAGATCCTCCGGAACATGCCCTACCGGACGGACGTGTTCCTCCAGATGGGCAAGATCCGCGCGCAGCAGGGGTTCCTGGTGGACGCGCGCGAGAACTTCCTGCGCTACGCCGAGATCATGCAGCAGGAGGACAAGCTCGACGACGCGCGGACCGCGCTCGTGGAGTTCGCCGAGCTGGCGCCCACCGACCTCGACGTCCAGAACATGGTGGTGGCCCAGCTGCTGGCCGCCGAGCAGACGGAGGCGGCGGTCGACCATCTCGGCCGCACGTATCGCACGCTGCTCCGCCGCGGGGAGGACGAGGCGGCCATGGCCGTCGCCGACCGCCTGCGCGAGATCGCGCCCGACTCCGGACTCCCGACCGACGACGGCGACTACGAGGGCTTCGAGACGACCTCCCTGGCGGGCGACGAGCTCGCGGGGGCCGCGCCGGCCGACATGGAGATGGAGACCACGGCCCACGTCGACGTGGCCGGCCACGCGGACGTCGATGGGGGCGCGATCCTCGAGATCGAGCCCACGCACTACGGCCACGACGAGCTGTCGGCGATGGAGGTCGAGGTCACCCCGCTGGACCTGGAGACGTCCTCCGGTTTCCGCGCGGCGGACGTGCCCGACGACGATCCCTGGGGCGCGGCAGCGGCGGATCTGGACGTGGGGATGGGATCCGGAGCGCCGGCCGAGGCCGTGACCGAAGACGAGCGGGCCGGTGGGCCCGCGGCGGCCCCCGAGCCGGAGGACGGCCTCGCGATCGTCGCGGATGGAGCGGACGATGCGCTCGCGGATGGAGCGGACGACGCGCTGGCGGACGTAGCGAACGATGGGCTGACGGACGCCGACGGGGAGGATCTGTCGGACTTCGCCACCCACGACGACCTCGATCTTCCCACCCACGGGTGGGCCGACGAGAGCGCGCCGGAGGAGGACGAGGTGCTCCTCTCCGCGGCCTGGGGCGACGAGCCCGAGGAGGATCTCGCGGCCCCGGTGGCCGACGAGCGCGCGCCCGACGAGGACGATGCGCCCCTCTCCGCCGCCTGGGCGGACGAGCCCGAGGTGCCGTCGGCAGCGATCGGCCCGGACGCTTCTGCCGAGGACGCCGGTCCCGGTGAAGCGATCGAGCCCACCGAGCTGCAGTGGGACGCGGCCGGGACGGACGAGACCGAAGACGCCGCGGACCCGTGGAGCTCCGAAGCGGGGCTGAGCGGCCTGGAGGTGCTCCCGGCCTGGGGCGCCGACGAGGACGAGGACGTGGAGGTCGGCGGGCTCTCCGACGCCTGGGAGGAGCCCGAAAGCCTCGATGCAGCGGTGGAGGACGGGCTGGACGCGTCGTCCCTGGACGAGGGGACCCCCCTCGCCGCCGAGGCGGACGAGGAGGTGTCGGTGGCGGGCCTCGACGAGGCCTGGATCGCCATCGACGACGTCGAGGAGCCGGAGGCGGCCGCCGAACCGGCAGCCCCCGTGTGGGAGGCGCGGAGCGACGACCCCGGTGAGGGCCTCGATGATGGGGCGGCCTGGCTGGAGCTCGCGGCCCGGCTGGACGAGGAAGGGGAGGCGGAGGAGGCCTGCACGGCCCTCGAGGAGGCCCACCTGGCCTTCGCCGGCGCCCTCCAGTTCGATCGCGCCCTCGACACCGTGAACCGGCTGGTGGAGCGCGACCCGGATACCGTCTCCCATCACCGCCACCGTGCCGACTACGCGATGCGCGCCGGGGACCGGTCCCGGCAACTGGCCGCGTGGTTGGATCTGGCCGCGGCCCTGGAGCGCTCGGGCGACCCGGTCGAAGCCGCGGCCTCCTATGAGAAAGTGCTGGAGCTCGATCCGGCCAATGAGTTCGCTGCCATACAGTTGGCGGCAGCGGCCCAGCCGGTGGCGCAAGCCGCCGCGCCGGAGTACGTGGACCTGGGCGCGATGGTGATCGATCGGGTGGAGAAGACCACCCGGTGGACCGTCGAGGCCGAGGAGCCGGAGCGGGAGGAGGACTTCGACTTCCGCGAGATGCTCAACCAGTTCAAGGCCAAGGTGGCCGAGCACGTGGACGTGGGCGACGTCCGGGCCCACTACGACCTGGGGACCGCCTACCGGGAGATGGGGCTCGTCGACGAGGCCATCTCGGAGTTCCAGCTCGCGCTCCGGGCCGACGGGAAGAACCTGGCCACGTACGAGATGCTGGGTCAGTGCTTCATGGAGAAGGGACAGCCCGAATTCGCCGTCCGCTCGCTGGGCCGCGCGGCCCAATTGCCCCATGATGTGGAGGATGAGCTTCTGGGGATCTATTATTACCTCGGCCGCGCCCACGAAGAGCTCGGCCAGCGAGACGAGGCGGTCGAGTTCTACGAGAAGGTCTTCGCACTCGACATCAACTTCCAGGATGTGACGGAACGGCTTCGCTCGCTTCGCTGA
- a CDS encoding putative LPS assembly protein LptD produces MRRGVTGAVLRYGLWVALGTAAFPPGALSAQQPDSTRLQIFERLRQLARPPGLDSTLLVDDSTAAARRGQGPGAGQGLAGFDSIAGRLLELPGFEVTRYQGAGAEFGAAERRLSLIGTEERKPLVARADFELTADTAIDFDEERGLVTARGAAEFRRPDGEPLTSRQLIYDLNADRGTALGARTVYNEGANWQVAGDLTSVQPGLFWGRHISFTSCELDEPHYHFATGEIKWVSDNWFVARNVTLRFADVPVMWLPFIAQGLGTGRSSGILAPTFSINDIVRTSGSYRRRISNLGFYWAMSDYTDAKIAMDWFSDRFFALQGGFNYFWARQFLRGGINYREYWETGGGRQRTLNTQNNWEISERTSVAVNASYASAGSFVRQNTFNPLELTQSIDSEGRFTRRFDWGSLNVGANRKQFLTDDRVTMTLPNASLSLSPLTFFQAPANRERWYNNLSWSGGMGFNRDITDNPAQSPDSAFVLSRADLITTRGNLTSSFTLGNFGFSQQASFNERLNRDIPGAALFEPGDTTVNLGVSDVAESTIDWSATLDYQLRTFGSLVVTPRYRVSGQLLRSDQIEAAQEFVSAPRRSSFGVGVKADVYGFWGGFGPFEAIRHKITPQLDYDYAPAVTPTDLQREVFTGAREIRRRNQISLSFNQTFEAKLNPEAQAQADSAQMVQDSLAVADSLAALADTTAQGQALAAQGARRPRAAARGDRPEPTRPPAGTQPIQLLGIGLSAVQYDFVLADSTGRWEEGLQNQELQVRLTSDYLRGISPSLSFDLFDRGADRSGEKQFSMHLSSVNFGFALSSNSAILRWLGLGGRRGSPVPDRTAALPPDNPLVDDTGSQETTIVPRTEDPFRGGGEQRSGGRGFNASFNYSLRRPRYATETDELITANVSFSPTRSWDVTWRTSYDRIQGQFLDHIVRLTRDLHRWDAHFDFVQTVNGNWTFRFEVQLKDNSDLKFDYRQRSLDNAR; encoded by the coding sequence ATGAGGCGAGGGGTGACGGGTGCGGTCCTGCGCTACGGTCTGTGGGTGGCGCTGGGAACGGCGGCCTTCCCCCCGGGTGCGCTTTCGGCCCAGCAGCCCGATTCCACCCGGCTCCAGATCTTCGAGCGTCTGCGCCAGCTCGCGCGGCCGCCCGGTCTGGACTCCACCCTGCTCGTGGACGACTCCACCGCCGCCGCCCGGCGCGGGCAGGGGCCCGGGGCGGGGCAGGGGCTGGCGGGGTTCGACTCCATCGCCGGTCGCCTCCTCGAGCTGCCCGGCTTCGAGGTCACGCGCTACCAGGGGGCAGGGGCGGAGTTCGGCGCCGCCGAGCGCCGGCTCTCGCTGATCGGCACGGAGGAGCGCAAGCCGCTCGTCGCGCGTGCGGACTTCGAGCTGACGGCGGACACGGCCATCGACTTCGACGAGGAGCGCGGGCTGGTCACCGCGCGCGGTGCCGCCGAGTTCCGCCGACCCGACGGGGAGCCGCTGACCAGCCGACAGCTCATCTATGATCTGAACGCCGACCGCGGCACCGCGCTGGGCGCGCGCACGGTCTACAACGAAGGTGCCAACTGGCAGGTGGCGGGCGATCTCACGTCCGTCCAGCCCGGCCTCTTCTGGGGGCGGCACATCTCGTTCACGTCGTGCGAGCTGGACGAGCCCCACTACCACTTCGCGACCGGCGAGATCAAGTGGGTGTCCGACAACTGGTTCGTGGCGCGCAACGTCACCCTGCGCTTCGCGGATGTCCCCGTCATGTGGCTGCCCTTCATCGCCCAGGGGCTGGGGACGGGGCGTTCGAGCGGCATCCTGGCGCCCACGTTCTCCATCAACGACATCGTGCGCACGTCGGGCAGCTATCGGCGCCGGATCTCGAACCTCGGCTTCTACTGGGCGATGTCCGACTACACGGACGCCAAGATCGCCATGGACTGGTTCAGCGACCGGTTCTTCGCGTTGCAAGGGGGTTTCAACTACTTCTGGGCGCGGCAGTTCCTGCGTGGTGGCATCAACTACCGCGAGTACTGGGAGACGGGTGGTGGACGTCAGCGCACGCTGAACACGCAGAACAACTGGGAGATCAGCGAGCGCACTTCCGTCGCGGTCAACGCCAGCTACGCGTCGGCCGGCTCGTTCGTCCGCCAGAACACGTTCAATCCGCTGGAGCTCACGCAGTCCATCGACTCGGAGGGCCGCTTCACCCGCCGCTTCGACTGGGGCTCGCTCAACGTGGGCGCCAACCGCAAGCAGTTCCTCACGGACGACCGGGTCACCATGACGCTTCCCAACGCGTCGCTGTCCCTGTCTCCGCTGACCTTCTTCCAGGCGCCCGCCAACCGCGAGCGCTGGTACAACAACCTGTCCTGGTCGGGCGGGATGGGCTTCAACCGTGACATCACCGACAATCCGGCGCAGTCCCCCGACAGCGCGTTCGTGCTGTCGCGGGCGGACCTCATCACCACGCGGGGCAACCTGACGTCCAGCTTCACGCTGGGGAACTTCGGCTTCTCGCAGCAGGCCAGCTTCAACGAACGCCTCAATCGGGACATCCCGGGCGCGGCGTTGTTCGAGCCGGGCGACACCACGGTCAACCTGGGCGTGTCCGACGTCGCCGAGTCCACCATCGACTGGTCCGCCACCCTGGACTACCAGCTGCGCACGTTCGGGTCGCTGGTGGTCACCCCCCGGTACCGCGTCTCCGGCCAGCTGCTGCGCTCGGACCAGATCGAGGCGGCCCAGGAGTTCGTGTCGGCCCCGCGCCGGTCCTCCTTCGGCGTCGGCGTGAAGGCGGACGTGTACGGGTTCTGGGGCGGATTCGGGCCATTCGAGGCGATCCGACACAAGATCACCCCGCAGCTGGACTACGATTACGCGCCGGCGGTCACGCCCACCGACCTGCAGCGCGAGGTCTTCACCGGCGCGCGCGAGATCCGCCGCCGGAACCAGATCTCGTTGTCCTTCAACCAGACCTTCGAGGCCAAGCTGAACCCCGAGGCGCAGGCCCAGGCCGACAGCGCCCAGATGGTGCAGGACTCCTTGGCCGTCGCCGACTCCCTGGCCGCCCTGGCCGACACCACGGCCCAGGGGCAGGCGCTGGCGGCGCAGGGAGCGCGTCGACCCCGCGCCGCCGCCCGCGGCGACCGGCCGGAGCCGACGCGGCCGCCGGCGGGAACCCAACCCATCCAGCTCCTGGGCATCGGTCTGAGCGCGGTCCAGTACGACTTCGTGCTCGCCGACTCCACGGGGCGGTGGGAGGAGGGCCTGCAGAACCAGGAGCTGCAGGTGCGCCTGACGTCGGACTACCTGCGCGGGATCTCGCCGTCCCTCAGCTTCGACCTGTTCGATCGCGGCGCGGACCGATCGGGCGAGAAGCAGTTCAGCATGCACCTGTCGTCCGTCAACTTCGGATTCGCCCTGAGCAGCAACTCGGCCATCCTGCGTTGGCTGGGCCTCGGCGGGCGCCGTGGCTCCCCGGTTCCGGACCGCACGGCGGCGCTCCCACCGGACAACCCCCTGGTGGATGACACGGGCTCGCAGGAGACCACGATCGTGCCGCGCACCGAGGATCCGTTCCGGGGCGGGGGAGAGCAGCGCTCCGGCGGCCGCGGCTTCAATGCGAGCTTCAACTACTCCCTGCGCCGCCCGCGCTACGCGACCGAGACGGACGAGCTGATCACGGCCAACGTCAGCTTCAGCCCCACCCGGAGCTGGGACGTCACGTGGCGGACCTCCTACGACCGGATCCAGGGGCAGTTCCTGGATCACATCGTGCGCCTGACACGCGATCTGCACCGCTGGGACGCCCACTTCGACTTCGTCCAGACGGTCAACGGCAACTGGACGTTCCGCTTCGAGGTCCAGCTGAAGGACAACAGCGACCTCAAGTTCGACTACCGCCAGCGCAGCCTCGACAACGCGCGTTAG